In Parcubacteria group bacterium CG10_big_fil_rev_8_21_14_0_10_36_14, the following proteins share a genomic window:
- a CDS encoding threonine--tRNA ligase: MTKENIETIRHSSAHLLAAAVQKLYPKTLFGVGPTVDNGFYYDMEVKDRDGKEAVLNESDLKKIEKQMKKMKAQGQKFVRKEMGIQAAITMFKKMGQIYKVELLNDLKKKGTTLLHEDSEGQVGLAKNGKVSIYQLGDFVDLCRGPHVASTKEIKIFKLQKLAGAYWRGNEKNKMLARVYGLSFLTEKEMEDYLKMLVEAERRDHRKLGKELELFLIDPIVGLGLPMWYPKGALIWRTIEDFWYEEHLKNGYSLTRTPHIGHRALWETSGHWNFYSDSMYPPMEINKSLEDLKKGRKGEGKSEEYLIKPMNCPFHVRIYKSKPWSYRDLPLRWAECGTVYRYEKSGEISGLTRVRGFTQDDAHIICTEEQVEAELKRVIKFIKNIFSTFGFKEYKIYLSLRDSKNKKKYAGNDKGWDFTEKLLERVAKNEKLDYVKEEGEAAFYGPKLDFKIKDVLGREWQCSTLQFDFNLPERFDMTFTNDKGKDERPYMLHRALFGSFERFIGLLIEHYAGAFPLWISPVQVQIVPVGGTHKKPCRELAEKFREAGIRVFVDESDETVGYKIRKAEKEKIPYMIVIGDKEKDLKKVSVRERGKKDTIELKTDEFIKNISKDINNKK, encoded by the coding sequence ATGACTAAAGAAAATATAGAAACAATTCGTCATAGTTCGGCGCATCTTTTGGCTGCAGCTGTGCAAAAATTATATCCAAAAACCCTTTTCGGAGTAGGTCCTACTGTTGATAATGGATTCTATTATGATATGGAAGTAAAAGATAGGGACGGAAAGGAAGCCGTGCTTAACGAGTCTGATTTGAAAAAAATAGAAAAACAAATGAAGAAAATGAAAGCTCAAGGACAAAAGTTTGTTCGTAAAGAAATGGGGATTCAGGCGGCAATTACAATGTTTAAAAAAATGGGGCAGATATACAAGGTTGAGCTTCTGAATGATTTAAAGAAAAAGGGGACAACACTGCTTCACGAAGACTCTGAAGGACAGGTGGGACTTGCAAAAAACGGAAAGGTGTCTATTTATCAACTTGGAGATTTCGTTGATTTGTGCCGAGGTCCGCATGTCGCCTCAACCAAAGAAATAAAAATTTTTAAACTGCAAAAACTCGCTGGCGCTTATTGGCGAGGAAATGAAAAAAATAAAATGTTGGCACGCGTCTACGGACTATCTTTTTTAACTGAAAAAGAGATGGAAGACTATTTGAAAATGTTGGTAGAAGCGGAACGTCGGGATCACAGAAAATTGGGAAAAGAATTAGAACTATTTTTGATTGACCCGATTGTTGGACTTGGGCTCCCAATGTGGTATCCAAAAGGCGCATTGATATGGAGAACAATAGAAGACTTTTGGTATGAAGAACATTTGAAAAACGGTTATAGTTTAACAAGAACTCCGCATATCGGTCATCGCGCGCTTTGGGAAACGTCCGGTCATTGGAATTTTTATAGCGATAGTATGTATCCGCCTATGGAAATTAATAAAAGCTTGGAAGATCTCAAAAAAGGCAGAAAAGGAGAGGGCAAATCAGAAGAATATTTAATAAAACCGATGAATTGCCCATTTCATGTAAGAATCTATAAATCAAAACCGTGGTCATATCGTGATTTACCATTACGTTGGGCTGAATGCGGAACGGTTTATCGTTATGAAAAATCCGGAGAAATATCAGGGCTTACTCGTGTAAGAGGATTTACACAAGATGATGCGCATATAATTTGTACTGAAGAACAAGTAGAGGCAGAACTTAAAAGAGTTATAAAATTTATAAAAAATATATTTAGCACTTTTGGATTTAAGGAATATAAGATATATTTATCTTTACGTGATTCTAAAAATAAGAAAAAATATGCCGGAAATGACAAGGGTTGGGATTTTACCGAAAAATTATTGGAGCGTGTAGCAAAAAATGAAAAACTTGATTATGTAAAAGAAGAGGGTGAGGCTGCTTTTTATGGTCCAAAGCTTGATTTCAAGATAAAAGATGTTTTGGGAAGAGAATGGCAATGTTCAACCCTGCAGTTTGATTTTAATTTGCCAGAACGTTTCGATATGACGTTTACAAATGACAAAGGCAAGGATGAACGGCCATATATGCTTCATCGTGCTTTATTCGGATCTTTTGAGCGTTTTATCGGGCTTTTAATTGAGCATTATGCCGGAGCCTTTCCATTATGGATCAGCCCTGTTCAGGTGCAGATTGTGCCAGTAGGCGGCACACACAAAAAACCATGTCGGGAATTGGCAGAAAAGTTTAGAGAAGCGGGTATTCGTGTATTTGTTGATGAGTCGGATGAAACGGTTGGCTACAAAATAAGAAAAGCAGAAAAAGAAAAGATTCCATACATGATTGTTATAGGAGATAAAGAAAAAGATTTGAAAAAGGTTTCGGTGCGTGAAAGAGGAAAGAAAGATACGATAGAACTAAAAACAGATGAGTTTATAAAAAATATTTCAAAGGATATAAATAACAAGAAATAA